The following proteins are encoded in a genomic region of Lujinxingia vulgaris:
- the ruvX gene encoding Holliday junction resolvase RuvX has translation MIAKRMLGVDVGTRRVGVAASDPLGTMAMPVETIEVKGVSGAAQRLVELVVQYEAGVVVVGWPLDMRGREGVAVDRVRKFMGAFEKAMVREGREVEVVRWDERLTTTAAERSLIKADVSRQRRKEAIDQVAACHILQGYMDRLRIEAERG, from the coding sequence ATGATAGCGAAGCGCATGTTGGGAGTGGACGTGGGGACGCGGCGGGTGGGGGTGGCAGCGAGTGATCCGCTGGGGACGATGGCGATGCCGGTGGAGACGATTGAGGTGAAGGGGGTATCTGGGGCGGCGCAGCGGTTGGTGGAGCTTGTGGTGCAGTACGAGGCGGGGGTGGTTGTGGTGGGGTGGCCGTTGGATATGCGGGGGCGAGAGGGGGTCGCGGTCGATCGGGTGCGCAAGTTTATGGGAGCGTTTGAGAAAGCGATGGTTCGGGAGGGGCGTGAGGTCGAGGTGGTGCGTTGGGATGAGCGGCTGACCACGACGGCGGCGGAGCGAAGTTTGATTAAGGCCGATGTGTCGAGGCAGCGACGCAAAGAGGCGATCGACCAGGTTGCGGCCTGCCATATTCTGCAGGGATACATGGACCGCCTTCGGATTGAGGCGGAGCGAGGGTGA
- the mltG gene encoding endolytic transglycosylase MltG, with protein MKKAKGGGGGWGRFWRWVAALAGAALIVAGAAAAGVYVHYQKVISRPVLEEGETRTLVIPEGTAWPGVVSRVADAGLVEPARYFDLWGRQSGLAHEAKAGTFHLAGPMSLEELAAVVRRGGLAEEVAVTIPEGWTIFHIADRVEAIGLASRSEFLEKARDPALLEELGIEGESVEGYLFPDTYRFHQGASAEEVIRRLHARWEEVISPLVDVHGPALEALKSSYGFTLHDVVIMASLVERETGVKSERERVARVFYNRLDRGMRLQTDPTCVYGAETYREVPHPRYCHDKLNRYSTYVIDGLTPGPIANPGQASILAALKPSEDPEDLAFLYFVARRDGQGGHHFSKTYQEHREAIRKYLLGK; from the coding sequence GTGAAAAAGGCGAAGGGCGGGGGAGGTGGCTGGGGGAGGTTCTGGCGCTGGGTTGCGGCGCTGGCCGGGGCGGCATTGATTGTGGCGGGGGCGGCTGCGGCCGGGGTGTATGTGCATTATCAGAAGGTGATCTCGCGGCCGGTGTTGGAGGAGGGCGAGACGCGCACGCTGGTGATCCCGGAGGGGACGGCGTGGCCGGGGGTGGTGAGCCGGGTGGCGGATGCGGGGCTTGTGGAGCCGGCGCGGTATTTTGATCTGTGGGGGCGCCAGAGTGGGTTGGCTCATGAGGCGAAGGCGGGAACCTTTCACCTGGCCGGTCCGATGAGTCTGGAGGAGCTAGCGGCCGTCGTGCGGCGTGGCGGGTTGGCGGAGGAGGTGGCGGTGACCATCCCGGAGGGGTGGACGATCTTCCATATCGCCGATCGCGTTGAGGCCATCGGGCTTGCTAGCCGTTCGGAGTTTCTGGAAAAGGCGCGGGATCCTGCGTTGTTGGAGGAGCTCGGGATCGAGGGGGAGAGCGTGGAGGGGTACCTCTTCCCCGATACCTATCGCTTTCATCAGGGGGCGTCGGCCGAGGAGGTCATCCGTCGGCTGCACGCCAGGTGGGAAGAGGTGATCTCTCCGCTTGTGGACGTGCACGGCCCGGCGCTGGAGGCGTTGAAGTCCAGTTACGGGTTTACGCTTCATGATGTGGTGATCATGGCCTCGCTGGTGGAGCGCGAGACGGGCGTGAAGAGTGAACGGGAGCGGGTGGCGCGGGTGTTTTACAACCGGCTTGACCGGGGCATGCGTCTGCAGACGGACCCGACCTGTGTCTACGGGGCGGAGACTTATCGGGAGGTGCCGCATCCGCGCTATTGTCACGACAAACTTAACCGCTACTCCACCTACGTGATCGATGGGCTGACGCCCGGGCCGATCGCGAACCCGGGGCAGGCGTCGATTCTGGCGGCGCTCAAGCCCAGTGAAGATCCGGAGGATCTGGCGTTTCTGTACTTCGTAGCGCGGCGCGATGGGCAGGGAGGGCACCACTTCTCGAAGACGTACCAGGAGCATCGGGAGGCGATACGCAAGTACTTGCTCGGCAAGTGA
- a CDS encoding AgmX/PglI C-terminal domain-containing protein — MSTSSSGCGPLVVILIAIFCGTLGVMTGAGGLYLYLSQSADGLERLNLASASTDAQPAPPSSSGSDDVYAMAYPITDTLQFQGKIDEGSVRTRITNERSAFQRCYQRVLDKTPDVRGELSLQFTVSGSTGEVIAAVTRDNYTNSEALADCVTGELKKWRFPAPETSQISVVRFEALFLPFRAEQG; from the coding sequence ATGAGCACCTCATCCTCAGGCTGCGGCCCCCTGGTTGTCATTCTCATCGCCATCTTCTGTGGAACCCTGGGCGTGATGACCGGCGCCGGCGGTCTCTACCTCTACCTCTCCCAGAGCGCGGACGGTCTGGAGCGCCTCAACCTCGCAAGCGCCTCCACAGACGCACAGCCCGCTCCTCCCTCGTCGTCAGGCTCCGACGACGTCTACGCGATGGCCTACCCCATCACCGACACTCTGCAATTCCAGGGTAAAATCGACGAAGGCAGCGTCCGCACCCGCATCACCAACGAACGCTCCGCCTTTCAGCGTTGCTACCAGCGCGTGCTCGACAAAACCCCTGATGTCCGTGGTGAACTCTCCCTGCAATTCACGGTCTCCGGCTCCACCGGCGAAGTGATCGCCGCGGTCACACGCGACAACTACACCAACAGCGAAGCCCTTGCCGATTGCGTCACCGGCGAATTGAAGAAGTGGCGCTTCCCCGCCCCCGAGACCTCCCAGATCTCGGTGGTCCGCTTTGAAGCACTCTTCCTGCCCTTCCGCGCCGAGCAGGGCTAA
- a CDS encoding sigma-54 interaction domain-containing protein, whose amino-acid sequence MSSIVDWNALSLNAAVGELAALLGENLQVRVVLVSGSGEVVELGGTGRGDATLFDVFADTRGRWGSESERVTYAQTVRSWVQACQEVDEEVGRVVVDSAPGFCAHLYPLRYQGERAAVVCAGFVNAESAAGALESIRAVLPRHVLEAIESGEGPRVPQLGREDRRWMDRIGERIAQVMTLALSDEQAPTYEPGAQRFAGMLGASEPMTRLFGQIERVARTNSTILVTGENGTGKELVARAVHRHSRRRDEAFVAVNCAAIPGDLIASELFGHVKGAFSGAHRDRAGLFEAANHGTLLLDEIGDMEPMLQTKLLRVLQEGTFLRVGDNQVRKVDVRVICATNCDLEAMVARGQFRQDLYYRIRVIELKIPALRERGDDVELLARHFLSATAKRHGRGVKRFSDSCMTYLRRYKWPGNVRELENEIERLAILSGDEEVIDETWLSRRITGEVEATPVVDLKGYNLPEAMALLERQMIVEGLERTGWNKTQAAKDLGISRRNLIRKVAQYALEDDRNG is encoded by the coding sequence ATGAGTAGCATCGTAGACTGGAACGCGTTGAGCCTCAACGCAGCGGTAGGAGAGCTGGCGGCGCTGCTGGGTGAGAACCTGCAGGTGCGCGTGGTGCTTGTCAGTGGATCCGGAGAGGTCGTGGAGTTGGGCGGAACGGGACGTGGGGATGCCACGCTTTTCGACGTGTTTGCCGACACCCGAGGGCGCTGGGGAAGCGAGTCGGAGCGGGTGACCTACGCGCAGACGGTGCGCAGCTGGGTGCAGGCGTGTCAGGAGGTCGACGAGGAGGTGGGGCGGGTTGTGGTCGACAGCGCGCCGGGGTTTTGCGCGCACCTCTATCCGTTACGCTATCAGGGGGAGCGGGCGGCAGTGGTCTGCGCCGGCTTTGTGAATGCCGAGAGTGCTGCCGGTGCGTTGGAGTCGATTCGAGCGGTGCTTCCGCGGCATGTGCTTGAGGCGATTGAGAGCGGGGAGGGCCCTCGGGTGCCCCAGCTGGGAAGGGAAGACCGGCGTTGGATGGATCGTATTGGCGAGCGTATTGCGCAGGTGATGACGTTGGCCTTGAGCGATGAGCAGGCACCGACCTATGAGCCAGGGGCGCAGCGCTTTGCGGGGATGCTCGGAGCCAGTGAGCCGATGACTCGTCTCTTCGGGCAGATCGAGCGGGTGGCGCGGACCAACTCCACGATTCTGGTGACCGGCGAGAATGGGACAGGCAAGGAGCTCGTGGCGCGTGCGGTGCATCGGCATAGCCGGCGACGTGATGAAGCGTTTGTGGCGGTGAATTGTGCGGCGATCCCCGGTGACCTGATCGCCAGTGAGCTCTTCGGGCATGTCAAAGGTGCCTTCTCCGGGGCGCATCGCGATCGGGCGGGGCTCTTTGAGGCGGCCAACCATGGCACGCTCTTGCTCGATGAGATCGGCGATATGGAGCCGATGCTGCAGACGAAGTTGCTGCGGGTGCTTCAGGAGGGGACGTTTCTGCGGGTGGGGGATAACCAGGTGAGAAAGGTCGATGTGCGGGTGATCTGCGCCACGAACTGCGACCTGGAGGCGATGGTCGCACGGGGGCAGTTCCGCCAGGATCTCTACTATCGTATTCGCGTGATCGAGCTGAAGATTCCGGCGTTGCGAGAGCGGGGTGATGATGTCGAGTTGCTGGCGCGCCATTTTCTGAGCGCGACGGCCAAGCGACATGGTCGCGGGGTGAAGCGCTTTAGCGATAGCTGTATGACTTACCTGCGGCGCTACAAGTGGCCGGGGAATGTGCGTGAGTTGGAGAACGAGATTGAGCGTCTGGCGATCCTCTCGGGTGATGAAGAGGTGATCGATGAGACCTGGCTGAGCCGCCGCATCACAGGGGAGGTGGAGGCGACGCCGGTGGTCGACCTCAAGGGGTACAACCTGCCGGAGGCGATGGCGCTGCTGGAGCGGCAGATGATCGTGGAGGGGCTGGAGCGCACCGGCTGGAACAAGACGCAGGCGGCAAAAGACCTGGGGATCTCTCGTCGGAATTTGATTCGCAAGGTTGCTCAGTATGCGTTGGAAGACGACCGGAATGGCTAA
- a CDS encoding BamA/TamA family outer membrane protein gives MVALCALVCFALGGQAQAQEAADAPGGGEYRVDAIVIEGLLRTRRSVIEQELLFGEGDRINQAQLDESVQRLRNTGLFRAVTVDVVDTTVAAVGGVNSHVESGRLLRVRVDERWTLLPNFRFGRGGNDVELMVGLQDANLFGSYLQLGGSFHRLAGVNSYSLWFRDPRFLSRRQALFVEGSLGNRVDAVYDIEGNLDGGYSLSRRYFGSSLEREWRRWLKTGAYLSFSDDSFSYSRIGETRRAAQEARGGLPEAMQTLTLGVSTSFGRLDRDSYLRDGTLLSLRLNQSFHFGGPQDRSNRFEASLLQFWTLPWRSNVGVRAILGFSDVQAEHLQFSAGGLSGLRGTVNMRYRGQNYWLLNAEYRIPSLDHRWLVLQHVAFVDAVGVTPYPDQVLGATAVTTGVGVRLLSPKIYGLIVRVDYAFPIAGADGPGLSFGAGQVF, from the coding sequence TTGGTCGCACTTTGTGCGCTGGTCTGCTTCGCGTTGGGCGGGCAGGCGCAGGCGCAGGAGGCGGCGGACGCCCCGGGGGGCGGGGAGTACCGGGTCGATGCGATTGTGATCGAAGGGTTGTTGCGCACCCGGCGCTCGGTCATCGAGCAGGAGCTGCTCTTCGGGGAGGGCGACCGCATCAACCAGGCGCAGCTCGATGAGAGCGTGCAGCGGTTGCGAAATACCGGATTGTTTCGGGCGGTGACCGTCGACGTTGTGGATACCACGGTGGCTGCGGTCGGCGGCGTGAACTCGCATGTGGAGTCCGGTCGCCTGTTGCGGGTGCGGGTCGATGAGCGCTGGACCCTGCTGCCGAACTTCCGCTTTGGGCGCGGGGGTAATGACGTTGAGTTGATGGTGGGGTTGCAGGACGCCAACCTCTTCGGGAGTTATCTGCAGCTGGGGGGGAGCTTTCACCGCCTTGCCGGGGTGAACTCGTACTCGTTGTGGTTCCGGGACCCGCGGTTTCTGTCGCGGCGCCAGGCCCTCTTTGTCGAGGGCTCCCTGGGGAACCGCGTTGATGCCGTCTACGATATCGAGGGCAACCTCGACGGCGGCTACTCGTTGTCGAGGCGATATTTCGGGAGTTCGCTGGAGAGGGAGTGGCGTCGGTGGCTGAAGACCGGGGCCTACCTCTCGTTTTCCGATGATTCGTTTAGCTACAGCCGAATCGGAGAGACTCGGCGTGCGGCGCAAGAGGCGCGAGGCGGGTTGCCCGAGGCGATGCAGACGTTGACGCTGGGAGTGTCGACGTCGTTCGGAAGACTCGATAGGGATAGCTACCTGCGCGACGGGACGCTGCTGAGCTTAAGGCTCAACCAGAGCTTTCACTTTGGTGGGCCGCAGGATCGCTCGAATCGATTTGAGGCGAGTCTGCTGCAGTTCTGGACGCTTCCGTGGCGCTCGAATGTCGGGGTGCGGGCGATTCTGGGCTTTAGCGACGTGCAGGCCGAGCATTTGCAGTTCAGCGCGGGGGGACTCAGCGGGCTCCGAGGGACGGTGAATATGCGCTACCGCGGGCAGAACTACTGGTTGCTCAACGCGGAGTATCGCATTCCCTCCCTCGATCATCGCTGGCTGGTGCTGCAGCATGTGGCCTTTGTGGATGCAGTCGGAGTGACGCCTTATCCCGACCAGGTTCTGGGCGCCACGGCGGTGACGACCGGCGTCGGAGTGCGACTGCTCTCCCCGAAGATCTATGGTCTGATTGTGCGCGTCGACTACGCGTTTCCGATCGCGGGGGCTGACGGCCCCGGGTTGAGCTTCGGGGCCGGGCAGGTGTTTTGA